From a single Labrenzia sp. PHM005 genomic region:
- a CDS encoding glycosyltransferase family protein: MSSTTPKILIYSHDSFGLGHLRRCRAIAQSLVGDFSTLSVLILSGSPIIGSFEFRARVDFVRIPGVIKLRNGEYTPLSLHINIDQTLAIRSSIIEHTAKVFEPDIFIVDKEPTGFRGEVLGTLEALKGTDTRLVLGLRDVMDDPETLAEEWDRKNVYPALENLYDEIWVYGPEGICDPLDGLDLPATITDKLRYTGYLRRNLPKSAEDQPAPAPFGEEPYILVTPGGGGDGVEMVDWVMKAYEARQRPLFPALIILGPFMPAAAAADFTERAEHLRDVEVLRFTPQIEPYLNSATAIVGMGGYNTFCEILSFDKPTLMVPRVVPRKEQAIRAERAEKSNLLKVLPIDHYPDADLMALALSELPQSPPPSTAGVDNLLGGLEVVGQRVGEIFAAKQETLAPKLVNF, from the coding sequence ATGAGTTCCACCACACCGAAGATCCTGATCTACAGCCATGACTCTTTCGGGCTTGGCCACTTGCGCCGGTGCCGGGCGATTGCCCAGTCTTTGGTCGGCGACTTCAGTACGCTGTCTGTCCTGATTCTGTCAGGCTCACCGATCATTGGCAGTTTTGAGTTCCGTGCGCGGGTTGATTTTGTCCGCATTCCGGGCGTGATCAAGTTACGAAACGGCGAATACACACCGCTGTCGCTACACATCAACATCGATCAAACCCTGGCCATCCGGTCCTCCATCATCGAGCATACGGCCAAGGTTTTTGAACCAGATATCTTTATTGTCGACAAGGAACCGACGGGTTTTCGCGGGGAAGTGCTTGGCACTTTGGAAGCACTCAAAGGCACGGACACCCGTCTTGTCTTGGGTTTGCGCGATGTGATGGACGATCCGGAAACGCTCGCAGAGGAATGGGACCGGAAAAATGTCTACCCGGCCTTGGAAAACCTTTACGATGAGATTTGGGTTTATGGCCCTGAGGGAATTTGCGATCCACTCGACGGCTTGGATCTCCCCGCCACGATAACGGACAAGCTTCGCTACACAGGATACCTGCGCCGGAACCTCCCGAAGTCTGCAGAAGACCAGCCTGCGCCTGCCCCATTTGGCGAAGAGCCGTACATTTTGGTCACGCCCGGCGGCGGCGGCGATGGCGTTGAAATGGTCGACTGGGTCATGAAGGCCTATGAAGCCCGTCAGCGCCCGCTCTTTCCCGCCCTGATTATTCTTGGCCCATTTATGCCGGCCGCCGCGGCAGCCGACTTCACCGAACGGGCCGAACACCTGCGTGACGTGGAGGTTCTGCGCTTCACGCCACAGATTGAGCCTTATTTGAACAGCGCGACTGCAATTGTCGGCATGGGCGGCTACAACACCTTCTGCGAGATCCTGTCGTTCGACAAACCGACCTTGATGGTGCCCCGAGTGGTTCCGCGCAAAGAACAGGCAATCCGGGCTGAGCGGGCTGAAAAAAGTAACCTTTTGAAGGTTCTGCCGATCGATCATTACCCGGATGCGGACCTGATGGCCCTGGCTCTTTCAGAACTGCCGCAATCGCCGCCGCCGAGCACTGCGGGTGTCGACAATCTTCTGGGCGGCCTTGAGGTTGTCGGCCAGCGGGTTGGAGAGATTTTTGCAGCAAAGCAAGAAACCCTTGCACCAAAACTGGTCAATTTCTAA